One window of Bacillus alkalicellulosilyticus genomic DNA carries:
- a CDS encoding S1 domain-containing RNA-binding protein has protein sequence MSIEVGSKLQGKVTGITHFGAFVELPGGTTGLVHISEVADNYVKDINEFLKVGDEVTVKVVNVENDGKIGLSIRKAQDRPAETSNTRPPRPPRPKGQFGGGSKGPQRNQRPPQLSFEDKMNRFLKDSEERLSTIKRNTESKRGGRGARRG, from the coding sequence TTACCCATTTTGGGGCATTTGTGGAGCTGCCAGGTGGTACAACTGGTCTTGTCCATATTAGTGAAGTCGCGGATAATTACGTAAAAGATATTAACGAGTTTCTCAAAGTTGGTGATGAGGTAACCGTTAAAGTTGTTAACGTAGAGAATGATGGCAAGATTGGTTTATCCATTCGAAAAGCTCAAGATCGCCCTGCAGAAACAAGCAATACAAGACCCCCACGTCCACCGCGTCCGAAAGGTCAGTTTGGCGGAGGTTCAAAAGGACCGCAACGAAACCAACGTCCACCACAGTTATCATTTGAGGATAAGATGAATCGATTCTTAAAAGATAGTGAAGAACGGTTATCGACTATTAAACGTAATACAGAATCTAAACGAGGTGGTCGTGGAGCGCGTCGTGGCTAG